Below is a window of Musa acuminata AAA Group cultivar baxijiao chromosome BXJ3-11, Cavendish_Baxijiao_AAA, whole genome shotgun sequence DNA.
CTTGTAATAACTTTGCTTGGGATTCCATGCATGGATTTTCCACTTGGTTGTGTGATGGTtgtttctctttgtcatcaactgccTCATATGTTGCTTTTGCCTAAATCCTTCCCtagatttatttgttttattATCTAGCATCGAAAGTATGGCCAGGTTTGTCTTACGTTGTCGTCATAGGTTAAATCAGATAATTAGACCtacttattataaaagaaaaaaacaaaaggaacaacttgttattgaggtacaacaggaagatgattgtttattttctttagtTGACATTAGCCCATTTGATGGTATTGATAATACGGTGAGAGAGATGCTCTATCATACAAGATAAGAGATGGTTGCTTGCAGATCTTGCTTGGATTTTCCACTTGGTTGTGTGATGGTtctttctctttgtcatcaactgccTCATATATGTTGCTTTTGCCTAAAGCCTTCCTCATTCAGCTCCAATCTATTTCTGATCATGGAGCTAATCAATCGTATCTGTACGGTCAATCTGCAGGGGGAGTGACATCTATGGATGACTTCTTGGAGGAGTTCTTCCCTGCGGTCTTTGAGAGGAAGCACAAAGCCAAGGAAGACAACTATTGCAAGTTTGATAACCAAAACCTTCAGCTTTTCACTTCATCATTGTACCTTGCTGCCTTGGTAGCCAGCTTCGTAGCTTCGAAGATTTGCACGAAACATGGCCGGAAGCTCACTATGCAAGCAGCATCaatattcttcttggttggtgtCATCCTGAACGCAGCTGCTGTGAACATTGCCATGCTGATCATCGGAAGGATTCTCCTCGGAGTTGGTGTTGGATTTGCCAATCAGGTTTGCTCTACTTTCTTTTCATACAATTTTTCATTCTAGAGTTTCTCTTCTCTTCAGTTTCCGTCTCAATTTCCCTATTAACTTCCAATTTCTCCTGGAAGATGTATCTTTTGTTAAACTCACTTTCCGTGTCATATGTTTGCCACTATTATTCATCCTGTAGGCAGTTCCTCTATTCTTGTCGGAGATCGCACCAGTTCACGTCCGTGGAGCCTTAAACATCCTCTTCCAACTTGACGTGACCATCGGGATCTTTGTGGCGAACATTGTAAACTACTTGGTATCCAATATCCACCCCTGGGGGTGGAGACTTGCGCTTGGCTTGGCTGGAGTGCCGGCGATGATGCTTTGCTTGGGCTCCATGGTGATTGCGGAGACCCCGACGAGCCTCATCGAGCGTGAGATGCTTATGGAAGGCTTGGCCATGTTGAAGAAGATCCGGGGGACCGACAATGTCGATGCAGAGTACGAGGAAATACTACACGCCTGCGAGATGGCACGACAGGTGAAGCAACCTTTCAAGAATCTCATGAAGAGAAGTAGCCGACCGCAATTGGTTATTGCCATCGTGATGCAAGTCTTCCAGCAGTTCACTGGGATCAACGCCATCATGTTCTATGCACCAGTCCTCTTTCAGACCATCGGATTTAAGAATGATGCTTCACTTCTTTCTGCGGTCATCACGGGGATCGTCAATGTTCTGTCTACCGTCGTATCAGTGGTCTTAGTGGACAAAGTCGGGAGGAGATTCCTGCTTCTTGAAGCTTGTGGCCAGATGTTGATCACACAGGTTAGGGACACAAGCCATGGGCATATTAAACATGTAAATTATAGATTACGAGGAATCGTTTGAAATATGAGATTCTAACTCAAGTGGGGGGTGATTTGCATGCAGGTGGCTATTGGAGGCATTTTGCTTGTGAATTTGAAAGCAACCAATGAGCTGGGACACGGAGtggcagtttgggtggtggtgctCGTGTGCCTATTCGTTTCGAGCTTTGCTTGGTCTTGGGGTCCACTTGGCTGGTTGATTCCTAGTGAAACTTTCCCCCTGGCGA
It encodes the following:
- the LOC135652404 gene encoding sugar transport protein MST4-like; the encoded protein is MLLLPKAFLIQLQSISDHGANQSYLYGQSAGGVTSMDDFLEEFFPAVFERKHKAKEDNYCKFDNQNLQLFTSSLYLAALVASFVASKICTKHGRKLTMQAASIFFLVGVILNAAAVNIAMLIIGRILLGVGVGFANQAVPLFLSEIAPVHVRGALNILFQLDVTIGIFVANIVNYLVSNIHPWGWRLALGLAGVPAMMLCLGSMVIAETPTSLIEREMLMEGLAMLKKIRGTDNVDAEYEEILHACEMARQVKQPFKNLMKRSSRPQLVIAIVMQVFQQFTGINAIMFYAPVLFQTIGFKNDASLLSAVITGIVNVLSTVVSVVLVDKVGRRFLLLEACGQMLITQVAIGGILLVNLKATNELGHGVAVWVVVLVCLFVSSFAWSWGPLGWLIPSETFPLATRTAGYAFAVSSNMLFTFVIAQAFLSMMCHLRAGIFFFFGAWIVVMGLFVIFLLPETKNVPIDEMTEKVWKQHWFWKRFMDEEEDKKHSV